One Actinospica robiniae DSM 44927 genomic region harbors:
- a CDS encoding hydroxyacid dehydrogenase encodes MRPDLEPQLFDPALRARLSETADVAPVIVSDAAAPVAATLLNEAEVLLTGWGAPCIDEAVLAAAPRLRAVVHAAGSVRGIVTPACWERGIAVSTAAAANARPVAEYTLAMILLIGKQALEIRERYRTERRSYFWQLEYPDAGNYGRTVGIVGASRTGRELIRLLAPHDIRVLVYDPYLTAEDAGDLGVARVDLDELCAGSDIVTVHAPELPSTRDLINRDQLALMRDGTTLINTARGSLVNTAALLDELGTGRINAVLDVTEPDVLPADSPLFTLPNVVLTPHIAGSIGTELRRLGASAVAEIGRYARGEAFAFPLLHAEIDRTA; translated from the coding sequence ATGCGCCCTGATCTCGAGCCGCAGTTGTTCGATCCGGCGCTGCGCGCAAGGCTCTCCGAAACGGCCGATGTCGCACCGGTCATCGTGTCCGACGCCGCCGCGCCTGTTGCGGCCACGCTGCTCAACGAGGCCGAGGTATTGCTGACTGGTTGGGGCGCTCCGTGTATCGACGAGGCGGTGCTTGCGGCGGCTCCGCGGCTGCGGGCGGTCGTGCATGCGGCCGGGTCGGTGCGGGGCATCGTCACTCCCGCTTGCTGGGAGCGCGGCATCGCCGTCTCCACGGCGGCCGCAGCCAACGCGCGGCCGGTGGCCGAGTACACGCTCGCGATGATCCTGCTCATCGGCAAGCAGGCGCTGGAGATTCGCGAACGCTACCGGACCGAGCGTCGCTCGTACTTCTGGCAGCTGGAGTACCCCGACGCCGGCAATTACGGCCGGACTGTGGGGATAGTCGGCGCCTCGCGGACCGGCCGGGAGCTCATCCGCCTGCTCGCGCCGCACGACATACGAGTTCTTGTTTATGACCCCTATCTCACAGCTGAGGACGCCGGCGATCTCGGCGTGGCCCGGGTTGACCTCGATGAACTGTGCGCCGGCAGCGACATCGTCACCGTGCACGCGCCGGAACTGCCGAGCACCCGTGACCTGATCAACCGGGATCAGCTAGCTCTGATGCGCGATGGCACGACCCTGATCAACACCGCACGCGGATCCCTGGTGAACACGGCGGCACTCCTCGACGAGCTGGGCACCGGACGAATCAACGCCGTGCTCGACGTGACCGAGCCGGACGTCTTGCCCGCCGACTCGCCACTGTTCACCCTGCCCAACGTCGTGCTCACTCCGCACATCGCGGGCTCGATCGGCACCGAGCTGCGCCGCCTGGGGGCCTCGGCGGTCGCCGAGATCGGCCGTTACGCCCGCGGCGAGGCGTTCGCCTTCCCGTTGCTGCACGCGGAGATCGACCGCACAGCCTGA
- the fxsT gene encoding FxSxx-COOH system tetratricopeptide repeat protein, which produces MTSFDSELFSRHVVQIFDLDDGMPLGTGFFVGAGWLLTCAHVVDAREHVGIVAHRSLGGAGDLRAHVEARSAAPGWQRNWPFPDLALLQLDQPFTHPCVLLSDQLPDERRPVYAWGHTREEFEQAGGPRGSQATFTFEGLQQGFLKLKAGQAQPGLSGAPLVCPSRKAVVGVVGWSRDLESDLGALATPISALLNEELCGDARLAQFGAHLFANSREAVGRTLGTWRRLFPIDAAENPLRRMDAQFKKEARSSPSDLLHTDYGVVPFLFRDDELRRMRDWCRASAAMSVAVVTGDGGAGKTRFARELCREMAREGWTSGLWPDEQGSDAPHRIGELIRLQQPRLIVVDYVERMPQDRLRADLDEMHAHATELAPIRVLLLHRTSDASGDGRSDLLISLNRNASGQVRNVLSGAEIVDAATTALTGSQRQQLYQSAMESFTAAWYQDQETRRLPDLGAVPETLGLEGDQFSLPLMILFEAMDNALRPSGSDERPGVERILEHEQSYWNATAPAGLEPDARLRCVALATLVGARTEEEARRLLGVALEQHPDSAFVGRALAWLGQLYPRPHVLNPLRPDRLGEYLIVTVLTSASSTASAETAAADLLCDLLALPSDQQVATCLDTLVRILPNERRFTASVCSALLTSHARLLRRAALQAQEPAAEAASISRISHGLIRLMAGEPGARLARENAREPDDHALPGTFTQLGDEAAALDLYDEAERLYRCALQFHAVTPRRQGARSSMAASATQVKLAELAQRRARLDVAEVCYQEAADAAMRAFERDTQDPAALDALIEVYHALESVQRQLGKPRLAQETVERAVSVRAAFGIGAVSDPSIPPVLEPWRTETPQPLTGRLWTGQSSDTQQGRVGQVVTFHSFQGGTGQTMAMANLAWILAANGKRVLIVDFELESPGLHRYFPPSLLDPQAFAALRGVVDMVREFEDVAAETPDENRGRNWYRRFARVRDYALAIRWPFPGDGALHYMSSGLQNHSYTNAVATLDWERFYERLGGGELFDAFRADMIQNYDYALIDSRKGLSDIADICTLHLPDVVVESFTLNRRGLEGALQFAGAVSRWTNHPIRLLAVPMRVDGGESGRADALRAAARSRFAQLDLDELAETQYWSRVEIPYVPFYNYEEILAPFVVAADDRTSLLSSYVRLAEVLTKGEVAGFPEMPEALRRAMFAEAVRLQPSRPEQLVIAYAAADRLWAEWLEALYLQADFNAQIYALFGDPSALPTIERHARIVALMSEATARDAEAMAQLRDWAGTGRLSVAALAELPAESRLAVPTAELQGETDPVATTRILLDLAEVSDAGIARVRPPASRRFPSARPAIWNVGTRNALFTGRDALMQALRHRLVGDSMTVVLPAPLHGRGGVGTTELACEYAHRFSADYDLIWWIDAETTEFIDESMAEAARRMRLPGVGESCTEDAAALRDALRRGEGGRWLLIYDNAVDPSRLEPFLTAGTSGHVLIISRDPAWAERAVPLYIDAFTEPESLEYLSRIALGLEHQDAVRSADLAGHLPLALESVAAALALSGQTASQYLDLLEAAAAGDGLVSLAATWSAVMEGLERRQPSGARLLELCAFMNPDAISLSGLICSAAMLEALREHDPSLVDLEMLGAVVAELVRFSLLQQDQATGDLRMHRLVQAIIRDRMSSDRVEEARHVVHRMLASARPEPSDGGPDDPDNWPYYARLWPHLAPSDAVDCDEIAVRQLLIERVHYLWIRGDYRNALQTGCGLEERWLRRIDEFGGRRTAAGAALYRQWLVLRSLHASVLRSEGSFHEAYEIDLEVIAEQERLNTEEHPDALAGRRSLGSDLRGLNRFKEALENDTESYARHRRVYSEDDPRLLGAASDLAVDYRLLGDCYKAADLDQSTCTRMASVLRPMHPRTRYAVQNLARDLRDAGQYVQSVDLLRRSLGHYRHELGEYSPEALRTAISLAASLLKAGELNEALTLARDTFTCYRTKIVAPISDLQSAALVYAVARSASGRDEAALRLSEAVLEVYEQQLGPQHPYTLCCLNDISAYLRKLDYLDEALRTSRRAHSGFHTLLGSEHPYTLVAAANLAVILADTGEHARAAELGHDAARKLAEVLRPEHPDVLAIESNLSISLQSLGSEAEALQLRARVVEEMETVLGPTHHRTNAARAGERLDWSLEPQPI; this is translated from the coding sequence ATGACCTCGTTCGACAGCGAGCTGTTCAGCCGCCACGTCGTGCAGATCTTCGACCTCGATGACGGCATGCCGCTGGGGACCGGGTTCTTCGTCGGCGCCGGTTGGCTGCTCACGTGCGCGCACGTGGTCGACGCGCGCGAGCATGTGGGGATCGTCGCGCACCGATCGCTGGGCGGGGCCGGGGATCTGCGCGCGCATGTCGAGGCGCGCTCGGCGGCGCCGGGATGGCAGCGGAACTGGCCGTTTCCGGATCTCGCGCTGCTGCAGCTGGACCAGCCGTTCACGCACCCGTGCGTGCTGTTGAGCGACCAGCTGCCGGACGAGCGGCGGCCGGTGTACGCCTGGGGGCATACCCGCGAGGAGTTCGAGCAGGCCGGCGGGCCTCGGGGTTCTCAGGCCACGTTCACGTTCGAAGGGCTGCAGCAGGGCTTCCTCAAACTGAAGGCCGGGCAGGCGCAGCCGGGGCTTTCCGGCGCTCCGCTGGTGTGCCCTTCCCGCAAGGCCGTGGTCGGGGTGGTCGGGTGGTCGCGCGATCTCGAGAGCGACCTGGGGGCGCTGGCGACGCCGATCTCGGCTCTGCTGAACGAAGAACTGTGCGGCGACGCGCGGCTGGCGCAGTTCGGCGCGCATCTGTTCGCGAACTCCCGCGAGGCCGTGGGGCGGACGCTCGGCACTTGGCGGCGCCTCTTTCCGATCGACGCGGCCGAGAATCCGTTGCGGCGTATGGATGCGCAGTTCAAGAAGGAGGCCCGCTCCAGCCCGTCCGACCTGCTGCACACGGACTACGGCGTGGTGCCGTTCCTCTTCCGCGACGACGAGCTGCGGCGGATGCGGGACTGGTGCCGGGCCTCGGCCGCGATGTCCGTGGCGGTGGTGACCGGCGACGGCGGGGCCGGGAAGACGCGGTTCGCCCGGGAGCTGTGCCGAGAGATGGCGCGGGAGGGCTGGACGAGCGGACTGTGGCCGGACGAACAGGGGTCTGATGCGCCGCACCGGATCGGTGAGCTGATCCGCCTTCAGCAGCCGCGCTTGATCGTGGTCGACTACGTCGAGCGGATGCCCCAGGACCGCCTGCGTGCGGATCTCGACGAGATGCACGCGCACGCGACCGAACTCGCGCCGATCCGCGTGCTGCTGCTACACCGCACCAGCGACGCATCCGGCGACGGGCGCTCCGACCTGTTGATCAGTCTGAACCGCAACGCCTCCGGCCAGGTCCGCAACGTGCTGTCGGGCGCGGAGATCGTGGACGCCGCCACGACCGCCCTGACCGGATCGCAGCGGCAGCAGCTGTATCAGAGTGCGATGGAGAGTTTCACGGCAGCCTGGTATCAGGACCAGGAGACCCGTCGGCTACCGGATCTCGGCGCCGTGCCGGAGACGCTCGGTCTTGAGGGCGACCAGTTCTCGCTTCCGCTGATGATCCTGTTCGAGGCGATGGACAACGCGCTCCGACCGAGCGGATCGGACGAGCGGCCGGGAGTCGAGCGCATCCTCGAACATGAGCAGAGCTACTGGAACGCGACCGCGCCCGCTGGGCTCGAACCGGATGCGAGGCTGCGGTGCGTGGCGCTGGCCACCCTCGTCGGCGCTCGAACCGAGGAGGAAGCGCGCCGGCTGCTCGGCGTCGCGCTTGAACAGCATCCTGATTCCGCCTTCGTCGGCAGGGCACTGGCTTGGTTGGGTCAGCTCTATCCGAGGCCGCACGTGCTCAATCCGCTGCGCCCGGACCGCCTCGGCGAGTACTTGATCGTCACGGTCCTGACTTCGGCCTCGTCGACCGCGAGCGCGGAGACGGCGGCGGCCGACCTGCTCTGCGATCTGCTTGCCCTGCCCAGCGATCAGCAGGTGGCCACGTGCCTGGACACGCTGGTGCGCATCCTCCCCAACGAGCGGCGCTTCACCGCTTCCGTGTGCTCGGCACTCCTGACCAGCCACGCGCGATTGCTGCGCCGCGCCGCCCTGCAGGCTCAGGAGCCGGCGGCCGAGGCGGCGTCGATCTCGCGCATCTCGCACGGCCTGATCAGGCTGATGGCGGGGGAGCCGGGCGCGCGGCTGGCACGGGAGAACGCCCGTGAGCCGGACGACCACGCTCTTCCCGGCACGTTCACGCAGCTCGGTGACGAGGCCGCTGCCCTGGACCTCTACGACGAGGCCGAGCGCCTGTACCGGTGCGCGCTGCAGTTCCACGCGGTCACGCCCCGGCGGCAGGGCGCGCGCTCGTCGATGGCGGCCTCGGCCACTCAGGTGAAGCTCGCCGAACTCGCTCAGCGCAGAGCCCGCCTCGACGTGGCTGAGGTCTGCTATCAGGAGGCTGCCGATGCGGCGATGCGCGCCTTCGAGCGAGATACACAGGACCCTGCCGCACTCGACGCGCTGATCGAGGTCTACCACGCGCTCGAGTCGGTCCAACGGCAACTCGGGAAGCCACGTCTCGCCCAGGAAACCGTGGAGCGTGCCGTATCGGTGCGAGCCGCGTTCGGGATCGGTGCCGTCTCCGATCCCTCGATTCCACCCGTGCTCGAGCCTTGGCGCACGGAGACGCCGCAGCCTCTCACCGGCCGTCTGTGGACGGGACAGTCGTCTGACACCCAGCAGGGACGCGTCGGGCAGGTCGTCACCTTCCACTCGTTCCAGGGCGGCACCGGCCAGACCATGGCGATGGCCAACCTGGCTTGGATCCTCGCCGCGAACGGCAAGCGGGTGCTGATCGTCGACTTCGAGCTGGAGTCGCCCGGGCTGCACCGGTACTTCCCGCCCTCGCTCCTGGATCCGCAGGCGTTCGCCGCGTTGAGGGGCGTGGTCGACATGGTGCGCGAGTTCGAGGACGTGGCCGCGGAGACCCCGGATGAGAACCGCGGCCGCAACTGGTATCGCCGTTTCGCCCGGGTGCGGGACTACGCGCTCGCCATCCGCTGGCCCTTCCCGGGCGACGGCGCGCTGCACTACATGTCCTCGGGCCTGCAGAACCACAGCTACACCAACGCGGTCGCGACGCTCGACTGGGAGCGTTTCTACGAACGGCTGGGCGGCGGCGAGCTGTTCGACGCCTTCCGCGCGGACATGATCCAGAACTACGACTACGCCTTGATCGACAGTCGCAAAGGCCTCAGCGACATCGCCGACATCTGCACCCTGCACCTGCCCGACGTCGTGGTGGAGAGCTTCACGCTCAATCGCCGCGGTCTCGAAGGCGCGCTGCAGTTCGCCGGGGCGGTCTCCCGGTGGACCAACCATCCGATCCGGCTGTTGGCGGTGCCGATGCGGGTGGACGGAGGCGAGAGCGGCCGGGCGGACGCGCTGCGGGCGGCCGCCCGCAGCCGCTTCGCACAGCTCGATCTGGACGAACTGGCCGAGACCCAGTACTGGAGCCGGGTCGAGATTCCCTATGTGCCTTTCTACAACTATGAGGAGATCCTGGCCCCGTTCGTGGTCGCCGCCGACGACCGGACTTCACTGCTGAGCTCGTATGTCCGGCTCGCCGAGGTGCTGACGAAGGGTGAGGTGGCCGGCTTTCCGGAGATGCCGGAGGCCCTGCGCAGAGCGATGTTCGCCGAAGCCGTGCGGCTGCAGCCGAGCCGGCCGGAGCAGCTGGTCATCGCCTATGCGGCCGCGGACCGGCTGTGGGCCGAGTGGCTGGAGGCCCTCTACCTCCAGGCGGACTTCAATGCGCAGATATACGCGCTTTTCGGCGATCCTTCCGCGCTTCCGACGATCGAGCGGCACGCCAGGATCGTCGCCCTGATGTCGGAGGCGACCGCGCGGGATGCCGAGGCGATGGCGCAGCTTCGCGACTGGGCCGGCACCGGCAGGCTCTCCGTCGCGGCTTTGGCCGAGCTGCCGGCCGAGAGCCGGCTCGCCGTGCCGACCGCGGAGTTGCAAGGCGAGACCGATCCCGTTGCCACCACACGGATCCTGCTGGATCTGGCAGAGGTGTCGGACGCCGGGATCGCCAGGGTCCGGCCGCCGGCGAGCCGGCGCTTCCCATCCGCCCGACCGGCGATCTGGAACGTGGGCACCCGCAACGCCCTGTTCACCGGACGGGACGCGCTGATGCAGGCGCTGCGCCACCGGCTCGTCGGAGACTCGATGACGGTGGTCCTGCCGGCGCCGCTGCACGGCCGCGGCGGTGTCGGCACGACGGAGTTGGCCTGTGAGTACGCGCACCGCTTCAGCGCCGACTACGACCTCATTTGGTGGATCGATGCGGAGACCACGGAGTTCATCGACGAGTCGATGGCCGAGGCCGCCCGCCGGATGCGGCTGCCGGGCGTCGGCGAGTCCTGCACCGAGGACGCGGCGGCGCTGCGTGACGCGCTGCGGCGCGGCGAGGGCGGGCGCTGGCTGTTGATCTACGACAACGCCGTGGATCCGAGCCGGCTCGAGCCGTTCCTCACCGCCGGCACGTCCGGGCATGTGCTGATCATCTCGCGCGACCCGGCCTGGGCGGAGCGAGCCGTTCCGCTCTACATCGACGCATTCACAGAGCCGGAGAGCCTCGAGTATCTGAGTCGGATCGCGCTGGGCCTTGAGCATCAGGATGCTGTTCGGTCGGCCGACCTCGCGGGCCACCTGCCACTGGCGCTGGAGAGTGTGGCTGCTGCGCTTGCCCTCAGTGGCCAAACCGCCTCGCAGTACCTTGATCTCTTGGAGGCTGCCGCGGCGGGGGACGGTCTGGTCTCGCTTGCGGCGACGTGGAGCGCTGTGATGGAGGGCTTGGAACGGCGGCAGCCGTCGGGAGCAAGGCTGCTTGAGCTGTGCGCCTTCATGAACCCGGACGCCATCTCCCTGTCCGGCCTGATCTGCTCGGCCGCGATGCTCGAGGCCCTGCGCGAGCACGACCCGTCCCTCGTCGACTTGGAAATGCTCGGCGCGGTGGTCGCGGAACTGGTGCGATTCTCCTTACTGCAGCAGGATCAAGCCACCGGGGACCTGCGCATGCACCGGTTGGTCCAGGCGATCATCAGGGATCGTATGTCGTCGGATCGGGTGGAGGAGGCCCGCCACGTCGTGCATCGCATGCTTGCTTCCGCGCGGCCCGAGCCCAGTGACGGTGGTCCGGACGACCCGGACAACTGGCCGTACTACGCGCGGCTGTGGCCTCACCTGGCGCCGTCCGACGCGGTTGACTGCGACGAGATCGCCGTGCGGCAGTTGCTCATCGAGCGGGTGCATTACCTGTGGATCCGCGGCGATTATCGCAATGCCCTGCAAACCGGCTGCGGCCTCGAAGAGCGTTGGCTGCGGCGGATCGACGAGTTCGGCGGAAGACGGACGGCTGCGGGAGCGGCGCTCTACCGGCAGTGGCTGGTGCTTCGAAGCCTGCACGCATCTGTGCTGCGATCCGAAGGTTCCTTCCACGAGGCGTACGAGATCGACCTTGAGGTGATCGCGGAACAGGAGCGGCTGAATACCGAGGAGCACCCCGATGCGTTGGCCGGCCGCCGTTCGCTGGGCAGCGATCTTCGAGGGCTCAATCGGTTCAAAGAGGCCCTGGAGAACGACACGGAGAGCTATGCGCGGCACCGCCGCGTCTACTCCGAGGATGACCCGCGGTTACTGGGCGCAGCGAGTGATCTCGCCGTGGACTACCGGCTGCTCGGCGACTGCTACAAGGCCGCAGACCTAGACCAGAGCACGTGCACGCGGATGGCGTCGGTGCTCCGTCCGATGCATCCGCGCACCCGCTACGCGGTCCAGAACCTGGCACGCGACCTGCGCGACGCGGGCCAGTACGTACAGTCCGTCGACCTCCTGCGCCGGAGCCTGGGGCATTACCGGCACGAGCTGGGGGAGTACAGCCCGGAAGCGCTGCGTACGGCGATCAGCCTGGCCGCTTCGCTGCTGAAGGCCGGCGAGCTGAACGAAGCGCTGACCCTCGCCCGGGACACCTTTACCTGCTACCGCACGAAGATCGTGGCTCCGATCTCTGATCTGCAGTCCGCCGCGCTGGTCTACGCGGTGGCGCGGTCGGCGTCGGGGCGTGACGAAGCCGCGCTGCGGTTGAGCGAAGCCGTGCTCGAGGTATACGAGCAGCAGCTCGGGCCACAGCACCCTTACACGCTGTGTTGCCTGAACGACATCTCCGCCTATCTGCGCAAGCTCGACTACCTGGACGAGGCGCTACGCACGTCTCGGCGCGCCCATTCGGGATTCCACACCCTGCTCGGCAGTGAGCACCCGTACACGCTCGTGGCCGCGGCGAACCTCGCCGTCATCCTGGCCGACACGGGAGAACACGCCCGGGCGGCCGAGTTGGGGCACGACGCGGCGCGCAAGCTGGCGGAGGTCCTGCGCCCTGAACACCCGGACGTGCTCGCCATCGAGTCGAACCTGTCGATCAGCCTGCAGTCCCTCGGTTCGGAGGCAGAGGCCTTGCAACTGCGCGCACGGGTCGTCGAGGAGATGGAGACGGTTCTGGGTCCGACGCATCACCGCACGAACGCGGCCCGGGCGGGCGAGCGGCTGGACTGGAGCCTGGAGCCGCAACCGATCTGA
- a CDS encoding substrate-binding domain-containing protein → MFSPDRRELLLAHLREHGTSRISDLVSVLGASDVTVRRDVDNLEREGLARRFHGGVALIDPDAERRADRQRELKIGVVLPAGPYFRSVLAGAREAADDAGAHLMLALSHYDGDEDLRSIRRHLDNGAHGLLLAPAPEGSSRHTQLEKELRKLRVPVVLVERQLAGERLVDVFDHVVTDHDAGARGAVEHLARLGHRRIALLVKDLGPTAPLLRAGYARAVTALNLATDMPVLVVPHAPGPDGELDRALAQAADTLAAHRVTAVLAHGDEEALALQNLLLHRGVRIPGQLAMVSYDDEIASVASIPMSAIAPPKQALGQIGLERLIDRIRNGPATPVHHLTLLPTLVVRETCGGAARIPRAARAA, encoded by the coding sequence GTGTTCTCTCCGGACCGCCGGGAACTGCTGCTCGCACACCTGCGCGAGCACGGCACGTCCCGGATCAGCGACTTGGTTTCGGTGCTGGGCGCATCCGACGTGACCGTGCGACGGGACGTGGACAACCTCGAACGCGAGGGTCTGGCCCGGCGCTTCCACGGCGGCGTCGCCCTGATCGATCCGGACGCCGAGCGACGAGCCGACCGGCAGCGCGAGCTCAAGATCGGCGTCGTGCTGCCCGCCGGGCCCTACTTTCGATCGGTGCTCGCCGGAGCACGCGAGGCCGCGGACGACGCCGGCGCGCACCTCATGCTCGCCCTCTCCCACTACGACGGTGACGAAGATCTGCGCTCGATCCGCCGCCACCTGGACAATGGCGCGCACGGACTGCTGCTGGCGCCGGCGCCGGAGGGCTCCTCCCGGCACACCCAGTTGGAGAAAGAGCTGCGCAAGCTGCGAGTCCCGGTGGTGCTGGTCGAGCGGCAACTCGCCGGCGAGCGACTCGTCGACGTGTTCGACCATGTCGTGACCGACCACGACGCCGGAGCCCGCGGTGCCGTCGAACACCTCGCCCGACTCGGTCATCGCCGAATAGCGTTGCTGGTCAAGGATCTAGGCCCGACAGCCCCGTTGCTACGAGCCGGCTACGCGCGGGCCGTGACGGCACTTAATCTGGCTACTGATATGCCAGTGCTGGTCGTGCCGCACGCACCTGGACCGGACGGGGAACTCGACCGCGCCTTGGCGCAGGCAGCCGATACTCTCGCAGCGCACCGGGTGACGGCGGTGCTCGCGCACGGGGACGAGGAAGCTCTCGCGCTGCAGAACCTGTTGCTGCATCGGGGCGTTCGCATTCCAGGCCAGCTCGCGATGGTCTCGTACGACGACGAGATCGCCTCGGTCGCGAGCATCCCGATGTCCGCGATCGCCCCGCCCAAGCAGGCGCTCGGCCAGATCGGCCTGGAACGGCTGATCGACCGCATCCGCAACGGCCCGGCCACTCCCGTGCACCACCTCACGCTCCTGCCGACGCTGGTCGTGCGCGAGACGTGCGGGGGAGCAGCGCGCATCCCCCGCGCCGCGCGAGCCGCGTGA